In Leptospira bouyouniensis, the sequence GGTTCCCAAGAGAGATGACAAAGGAACTTGTCGAAGAACGAGGGTTTTCTTTTGACGACAAAGGATTTGAAGAGGAATTGGAAAAAGACCGAGACTTGTCACGTGCAAGTTGGAAAGGAAAAAAAATCCAATACCTGACTGGTCTTACCGTTTCTCCTGAATTAAAAACAGAATTTTTAGGTTATACGGAATCAAAATCGAAATCAAAGGTCCTTTATTTGTTTGTGGATGGAAAATCCGTTCCGTCTGCCAAACAAGGGGAAGAGGCCGTGATTGTTCTCGACAAAACTCCTTTTTATGCAGAAGGCGGTGGTCAGATTGGTGACACTGGTTACTTAAAAAAAGAAGGTTTCCAATTCCAGGTCCAAGATACTCAAAAAGAAAATGATACATTCTTACATATGGGAATGATTTTAAAAGGAAATCTTTCTGTGGGTGAGGTCGTCGATTCTGAAATTGAAGTGGAACGTAGACAAAATCTAGCAAACCATCACTCCGGCACACATTTGTTAAATGGTGCACTCCGAAGGATTCTTGGAACTCATGTGTCTCAAAAAGGATCCATCGTATCATCTGATTACTTACGATTTGATTTTTCTCATCCGAAAGCTCTCTCCAAGGAAGAAATCATCCAAATAGAAACAGATGTCAACGAAGCTGTAAACCAAGAGATCCCAGTCAAAACTGAAGTATTGAGTCTTGACGAGGCCAAAGGGTCGGGTGCCCTTTCTATGTTTGATGAAAAATATGGAAGTGTTGTCCGAGTGATTTCAATGGGTGATAAATCCAAAGAATTTTGCGGGGGGACTCATGTATCCAATACCAAAGAGATTGGATTTTTTGCCATCGTGAAAGAAGGAAGCCCTGGAGCAGGTAACAGAAGGATTGAAGCAATTTGTGGTGAATCTGTTGTGAGTTATTTTTTACACCAATTCCAAACCTTGGCATCCAAAATTGAAACCCATAACTTAACCACAAAAGAAACGTTTGGTGACCTAAAAGAATATGGAATTACAAAAGAGGTTCCGTCTCCAGAATCATTACAATCGATGTTTCTTCGAGAGGGTAAAGGGATCGTAACTCGGCTTCGCAAACTTCGGGAAGAATTAGAGAATGAATTGGACGAGAAGTCCAGTGCTCTTTTCAAAGCCAAAAAGAAGAGGGAACAAGAAAATTTTCAAATGAATCCTGAACTTGTGGATGGATTGTTACAAAAAGCACACAAGTTCCCGAAAGGCAAGGTGGTGACAGAATTGTTTCCTTCTGTAGATGCAAAGTCTCTTAAAGATTTAGCGGACTCACTCAAAGCCAAGGAACCAGAAATACTATGTTTGTTTGGAACAACGGAAGGGGAAACATCTACCCTTGTATTTATGTGTAATAAGGTTTTGAATGAACGTGGGATCCACTGTGGAGATATGCTCAAAGAAACCTTAGTTATGTTAGATGGGAAAGGTGGCGGACGACCAGATATGGCTCAAGGTGGTGGTAAAAAACCTGAATCCGTTGCCAAGTCATTGGAGTTTGCCCTTTCCCTTGCAAAAACAAAATTATCGTAATAAGAATTTGGAGAATCAAAATGGCACAAGACCCTTCCTTTGACATTGTATCGAAACTCGATCGACCTGAATTACAAAACGCGGTCTCCCAAGCAATGACGGAGATCCAAACACGTTTTGATTTTAAAGGATCCAATTCCGAAATTAAAATCACAGACGATCAGTTGGTATTAACTTCTGAAAACGAAATCAAACTTAAACAAGTGATTGATGTCCTTACGACCAAAATGGCAAAACGGGGGATCAGCCTCAAAGCCTTTGATTTTGATTCCAAAATAGAAGCGGCCACAGGGCAAACGGTTCGGATGAAGGTGAAAATCCAGAATGGATTGGACAAAGAACAAACCAAACAAATCACAACCCTCATCAAAGACCAAAAATTAAAAGTGCAAGCAACGATCCAAGGGGATTCGGTGCGAGTGGTGGGCAAAAAGAAGGACGATTTGCAGGAAGTGATGGCAGCGATCCGCAATGCAAATTTTAATTTTGATGCCAATTTTACGAACTTTAAAGG encodes:
- the alaS gene encoding alanine--tRNA ligase; translated protein: MKFKSVQEIARLYTNYFQEKGHTIVPSSSLIPKGDPTLLFTTAGMVQFKPLFTGAVELPYTRAASIQKCVRTTDLEVVGKTERHCTFFEMLGNFSFGDYFKKEAIEYALDFSLNKLEIPKDKIWVTIYLDDDEAKKIWMDAGIPEERIVRLGKKDNFWGPAGDSGACGPCSELYLDRGPEKGGPNCGNNPNCKPGCDCDRYLEYWNLVFNQFNQTVSGELLPLKQTGIDTGSGLERVAMLLQEVDSVYDTDELKSIIKQIETLSGYKYDETTKQSFRVITDHSRSVFFSLGDGIYPDRTGRGYVIRRLIRRASLFARKLGIHEPFLYKLVSTLKDLYSVRYPELKDKAKDIESIFKKEEELFLHTLEVGLEELESVLDHLKKEKQTVVTGKEGFRLYSTYGFPREMTKELVEERGFSFDDKGFEEELEKDRDLSRASWKGKKIQYLTGLTVSPELKTEFLGYTESKSKSKVLYLFVDGKSVPSAKQGEEAVIVLDKTPFYAEGGGQIGDTGYLKKEGFQFQVQDTQKENDTFLHMGMILKGNLSVGEVVDSEIEVERRQNLANHHSGTHLLNGALRRILGTHVSQKGSIVSSDYLRFDFSHPKALSKEEIIQIETDVNEAVNQEIPVKTEVLSLDEAKGSGALSMFDEKYGSVVRVISMGDKSKEFCGGTHVSNTKEIGFFAIVKEGSPGAGNRRIEAICGESVVSYFLHQFQTLASKIETHNLTTKETFGDLKEYGITKEVPSPESLQSMFLREGKGIVTRLRKLREELENELDEKSSALFKAKKKREQENFQMNPELVDGLLQKAHKFPKGKVVTELFPSVDAKSLKDLADSLKAKEPEILCLFGTTEGETSTLVFMCNKVLNERGIHCGDMLKETLVMLDGKGGGRPDMAQGGGKKPESVAKSLEFALSLAKTKLS
- a CDS encoding YajQ family cyclic di-GMP-binding protein — protein: MAQDPSFDIVSKLDRPELQNAVSQAMTEIQTRFDFKGSNSEIKITDDQLVLTSENEIKLKQVIDVLTTKMAKRGISLKAFDFDSKIEAATGQTVRMKVKIQNGLDKEQTKQITTLIKDQKLKVQATIQGDSVRVVGKKKDDLQEVMAAIRNANFNFDANFTNFKG